The Grus americana isolate bGruAme1 chromosome 29, bGruAme1.mat, whole genome shotgun sequence genome contains the following window.
ggagagggagTGGGTTTATTTCAGAGGGCCCCCAGGACTTGACTGTTACCATCCTTGTGATCCTACAGACAAAGTGAGTGCTCTGTAAATGTTgacttttttgtggtttgttttttcccccccacacactgtGCAggatttaaaggaagaaatcGACATTCGACTGTCGAGGGTGCAAGACATCAAGTACGAGCCCCGGCTGTTAGCTGAGGATGACAGCAGGCTTCTGCAGCTGGAGACACAAGGTACCCTCCCTCACTGCACCTCAGTCGGAGCCCACCAGAGACACCATCCAGTGCTTGTCCTGCCGCAGCAGGTCGGTCCCCTGGGGCCCCGTTGCGTCGCTGGCCTCTCTCATTGGCTGTCCTGTCGTAACGTTGCGTTTGGGAAGCCGGCACGAGCTAAAATGGTGTCTCTGTGCTCTGCTCCTATCCGCTTTCCCCACCTCCTTCCCGCTGCCGAGTTTTGCAGAGCTTTCAGCTTGGATTTTCTCTTTGCCAGGCTGCTATAACTACCTGTACAGGATGAAGGCGCTGGATGCGATCAGAACATCTGGTAAGGGAGCTCAGGGCAAGAGTGAGAGGGGAAGGGTGGAGAGAGACCGTGTGTGGAAGAAATAAGGGTGCGTCACGTCAGCCAGCAGCCTCGTGTAAGGCTTTAGGTCCTCATTTGGGAACAGCAGTCATCTATCCCACTTGGGGCTGGTGGCTCTGCTCACACACTGGGACCTGTCAGCAAATGGAGGCAGCGGAtgtgcctttatttttaagtttaattAGCTACCAACTTTGATGTCATCTGTGGGTGAACACCCCTGTGCTTCAGCCGGTTGTGTtgtgcctttttattttccagaaatccCATTTCACGCAGAGGGCCGGTACCCAAAGTCTTTAATAGGGAAGAACTTCTGTGCCTACCTGCTGGAACTGCGGAATTCCAGCGCCTCCTTCAAAGGCATCCGCAAAGCCTTGATCGACACCTTGCTGGATGGGTATGAGAGCGCCCGCTACGGCACTGGGGTAAGCACCGGCGCTGCGTCGCCTGACCCCCATCTGATGGCTGGACTGAGGTCACCCTGTAACCTTAGCTGAGTTTTTCCGCggtcttttctgtttgcatccAGGTCTTTGGGAAACCCGAATATCTTAAGTACCAGGATGCTCTGAACGAGCTGGCGAACATGTAAGTGTTACTGCCCGTGTGCGTAGCTGGGGTGTGGTGGTGCCTTGGTGTGAACAGA
Protein-coding sequences here:
- the C29H1orf43 gene encoding protein C1orf43 homolog isoform X2, with translation MAGAGSNWLSGVNVVLVMAYGSLVFVLLFIFVKRQIMRFAMKSRRGPHVPVGQHAPKDLKEEIDIRLSRVQDIKYEPRLLAEDDSRLLQLETQGCYNYLYRMKALDAIRTSEIPFHAEGRYPKSLIGKNFCAYLLELRNSSASFKGIRKALIDTLLDGYESARYGTGVFGKPEYLKYQDALNELANILCSCLHSLL
- the C29H1orf43 gene encoding protein C1orf43 homolog isoform X1; this translates as MAGAGSNWLSGVNVVLVMAYGSLVFVLLFIFVKRQIMRFAMKSRRGPHVPVGQHAPKDLKEEIDIRLSRVQDIKYEPRLLAEDDSRLLQLETQGCYNYLYRMKALDAIRTSEIPFHAEGRYPKSLIGKNFCAYLLELRNSSASFKGIRKALIDTLLDGYESARYGTGVFGKPEYLKYQDALNELANMTKARGGSSQRQHQSAAKDLTLSPEISNPATIQVTYLPSNQKSKRAKHFLELKSFKDNYNTLESTL